Proteins from a single region of Lentimicrobium sp. L6:
- a CDS encoding histidine kinase dimerization/phospho-acceptor domain-containing protein yields the protein MKRVLTILALLILVTWNVDAQRIVKVGAFSFHPGIFQDEDGEIKGFYVDALNEIATKENIQFVYVFGTWNEGLTRIRNGEVDLLTSVAYTEDRAEFLDYSSVPLLTVWSEVYVDPHSEIQGVLDLEGKVIAVMKSDQNGAHLKELVSKLSISCTFFETADSPSVFQLIASGDVDAGVVNNTYGAPNHRQYGLMSTGIVFNPFDIFFAVKKGENEDLINTLNTYLLKWQHDRNSIYNVARQKWAHGEIGTLVVFPEWLQQLIIFIILVILALVIFIALLRYRVKQITQKVLKSESVFKSFMDHTPAFVYIKDHDQNLVYMNDMVNNISGLKQSKNGSLLKPVFDSSVAAQIDRYEKNLLDGAMTRVDLRYPCVINEKKVWLHDFKFVLNFPDEEPSIGGISFDISKEKEIESELFEAKEKAEESDRLKSAFLANMSHEIRTPMNGILGFSELLKDPDISGEEQKEYIKVIERSGMRMLNIINDIVDISKIESGLMSLNKSKISVNASLDDIYAFFKPEADLKGLILKSCRSLKDNEVIISTDGHKLDAILANLIKNALKYTDVGQIEFGYELRGELLEFFVKDTGIGVKQDRLEAIFERFIQAEVIDVSARQGAGLGLTICKAYVEMLEGRIWAESEFGKGSAFYFSIPYSRV from the coding sequence TTGAAAAGAGTACTTACCATATTAGCTTTATTGATATTAGTCACATGGAATGTTGATGCCCAAAGAATAGTAAAGGTAGGAGCTTTTAGTTTTCATCCTGGTATATTTCAAGATGAGGATGGTGAAATAAAGGGATTCTATGTGGATGCATTAAACGAGATTGCTACCAAAGAAAATATCCAATTCGTTTATGTGTTTGGAACCTGGAACGAAGGTTTAACACGAATTAGAAATGGGGAGGTCGATTTATTAACCAGCGTTGCTTATACCGAAGATAGAGCCGAGTTCCTAGATTATTCTTCTGTTCCTTTACTTACGGTTTGGAGCGAAGTCTATGTGGATCCACATAGCGAAATTCAAGGTGTTTTAGATTTGGAAGGAAAGGTGATTGCAGTAATGAAGTCTGACCAAAATGGAGCGCATTTAAAAGAGCTAGTAAGTAAGCTCTCCATATCTTGTACCTTTTTCGAAACAGCAGATTCTCCCTCTGTATTTCAGCTCATTGCATCGGGAGATGTGGATGCTGGTGTTGTTAACAATACCTATGGAGCTCCAAATCACAGGCAATATGGCCTCATGTCCACTGGAATTGTTTTTAATCCCTTTGATATCTTCTTTGCTGTGAAGAAAGGTGAGAATGAAGACTTAATCAATACACTCAATACCTATTTATTAAAATGGCAGCATGATAGAAATTCCATTTATAATGTAGCTCGTCAGAAATGGGCTCATGGGGAAATTGGGACTTTAGTTGTATTTCCGGAATGGTTGCAACAATTAATCATTTTTATCATTCTTGTGATTTTAGCATTAGTTATCTTTATTGCCTTATTAAGGTATAGAGTAAAGCAAATCACACAAAAAGTTTTAAAGAGCGAGTCTGTTTTTAAAAGTTTTATGGATCATACTCCTGCTTTTGTTTATATAAAAGACCATGATCAAAATCTAGTTTATATGAACGATATGGTTAATAATATCTCAGGATTAAAGCAATCCAAGAATGGCAGCCTATTAAAACCAGTTTTTGATTCTAGTGTTGCAGCTCAAATCGATAGATATGAAAAAAACCTTTTGGATGGGGCCATGACTAGGGTCGATTTAAGATATCCATGTGTGATTAATGAGAAAAAAGTTTGGCTTCATGATTTTAAATTTGTATTAAATTTTCCAGATGAGGAACCTTCTATAGGAGGAATCTCATTTGATATTTCTAAGGAAAAAGAAATAGAAAGTGAGTTATTTGAAGCTAAGGAAAAGGCAGAGGAGAGTGATAGATTAAAGTCTGCCTTTTTAGCTAATATGTCCCATGAAATCAGAACTCCCATGAATGGAATATTAGGATTCTCAGAACTATTGAAGGATCCAGATATCAGCGGCGAAGAGCAAAAGGAGTATATCAAGGTGATAGAGAGGAGCGGGATGCGCATGTTGAATATCATCAACGATATTGTTGATATTTCTAAAATTGAATCTGGATTAATGTCGTTAAATAAATCCAAGATAAGTGTAAACGCAAGTCTAGATGATATTTATGCCTTTTTTAAGCCTGAGGCTGATTTAAAAGGACTTATTTTAAAATCTTGTAGAAGTTTGAAAGATAATGAAGTCATAATTTCTACAGATGGTCATAAACTAGATGCCATTCTTGCTAACCTGATTAAAAATGCGCTGAAATATACCGATGTAGGCCAGATAGAGTTTGGCTATGAATTAAGAGGAGAGTTGTTAGAGTTCTTTGTAAAAGATACGGGGATAGGGGTGAAACAGGATAGATTAGAAGCTATTTTTGAAAGGTTTATTCAGGCAGAAGTCATTGATGTTTCAGCGCGACAAGGAGCAGGCCTAGGTTTGACTATTTGTAAAGCCTATGTGGAGATGTTAGAGGGAAGAATT
- a CDS encoding T9SS type A sorting domain-containing protein, with product MKKIYFTHLRMLLLSMAFFIIGDSYAQPAFTSSDMPNIGDSDSIIFIPESNFQHDLELETGPDYTWDFSYLPFESYASFVNVDSYREKQHDMAEYFPDAAFERHTNGVSGELLGYYDFQNDTLMMYRYRPPSASGWFPPIALMAFPLEYGETSDITSTFYYGDLATGERRAQVKYDGFGTLKMPDNKTHNNVFRVKRVEKDTTFVTQSSITYISYLWYKQGGEIPLLEVKYNGSPNNYIIFGSKANGSQTGLQELVELKGLSLYPNPAQSYIKLDLQNPEKVLELNLLNSLGQTIQSFEQLPESIVVQDLLPGYYYIQVKSKNEIAGEIFVKK from the coding sequence ATGAAGAAAATCTATTTTACTCATTTGAGAATGCTTTTGCTTTCAATGGCTTTTTTTATCATTGGCGATTCCTATGCACAGCCTGCTTTCACAAGTTCTGATATGCCTAATATTGGAGATAGTGACTCTATTATTTTTATTCCAGAGAGTAATTTTCAGCATGATTTAGAATTGGAAACTGGACCTGATTATACTTGGGATTTTTCTTATTTGCCATTTGAAAGCTATGCCAGCTTTGTGAATGTGGATTCATATAGAGAGAAACAACACGATATGGCAGAATACTTTCCTGATGCAGCTTTCGAACGACATACCAATGGAGTGAGTGGAGAACTCTTGGGCTATTATGATTTTCAGAATGATACTTTGATGATGTATCGTTATCGTCCACCATCAGCATCAGGTTGGTTTCCTCCTATTGCATTAATGGCTTTCCCACTAGAGTATGGTGAAACTTCAGATATTACTTCTACTTTTTACTATGGTGATTTGGCTACAGGTGAGAGGAGGGCACAGGTAAAATATGATGGTTTCGGAACCTTAAAAATGCCCGATAATAAAACTCATAACAATGTGTTTAGAGTAAAACGAGTAGAAAAAGATACCACCTTTGTTACTCAAAGTTCCATTACCTATATATCCTATTTATGGTATAAACAAGGTGGTGAAATTCCCTTGTTAGAAGTGAAATATAATGGTAGTCCAAATAATTACATCATTTTTGGAAGTAAAGCCAATGGTTCACAAACAGGACTCCAAGAACTTGTTGAACTCAAAGGCTTGTCACTGTATCCGAACCCAGCTCAGAGCTATATAAAACTTGATTTACAAAATCCAGAAAAAGTTTTAGAACTTAACCTCCTCAATTCGCTGGGGCAGACTATTCAAAGTTTTGAACAGCTCCCTGAAAGTATTGTTGTGCAAGATTTACTTCCTGGCTATTATTATATCCAAGTGAAATCGAAGAATGAAATTGCTGGAGAGATCTTTGTCAAAAAGTAG